The Saprospiraceae bacterium genome includes a window with the following:
- a CDS encoding T9SS type A sorting domain-containing protein — protein MKNHFTNFLYSFLVLFGFGITPLFSQDCTFADNCNDITESQTLYTAPTDLNCGPFTFRSLESCLEGATPDPNLAYCGYHENPTVWIKIVTDENAVQLITTIDAAGSWDPTWSIFYGDECGQLKLLFGGSDTPPGMGVRCGEPPYHVVPIPYKSDGMTRINTFYIAVSTNDPIDHPNFIVNAATKAGCVSCFGRDDCGMPANASLKVTERTSDKALSDTLFTPGEMVKICFSFLYDASETGEDMLHGLLPDFGSGWDLNAFDPNDVVSIPGGVEWKDADDENCAPKIKEYMPLLCTYTGADGKLRICSVQCGECPCAGSQPLTPDSPLPSGWFWSRNGGVGCPNNCAPSTNYGIGVSVVTATLCMNLKTKSFSDIGSNPDNTDLRIKFFTTSMGVSGCWNDQIAECKLDLPVFGPEWKIDLTTFDTITIYDTITVYDTITIFDTITIFDTIAIYDTITILDTLFVTVFDTITTTIVENISVTDTLIINLNLIDSENNIVLNPVMVYPNPTSTHIYIDFGEFELMQNFECQVFNVWGELVYYTPVENKLYFIDLNNWGGKGIYFLNIKNPQGNIISTKKIVLQ, from the coding sequence ATGAAAAATCATTTTACAAATTTTCTGTATTCTTTTTTAGTATTGTTCGGTTTCGGAATTACACCCCTATTTTCTCAGGATTGCACTTTTGCCGATAATTGCAATGATATCACAGAAAGTCAGACACTTTATACAGCTCCTACAGATTTAAATTGTGGTCCTTTTACTTTCAGGAGTCTGGAATCTTGTCTAGAGGGTGCAACCCCGGATCCAAACCTCGCCTATTGTGGTTATCATGAAAATCCAACCGTTTGGATCAAAATTGTCACCGACGAAAACGCTGTGCAATTGATTACAACAATTGATGCAGCAGGTAGCTGGGATCCAACGTGGTCCATATTTTACGGGGATGAATGCGGACAATTAAAACTTCTTTTTGGAGGATCTGATACCCCACCCGGCATGGGAGTAAGATGTGGTGAGCCACCCTATCATGTCGTACCCATTCCTTACAAATCAGATGGTATGACAAGAATCAATACTTTTTATATTGCTGTGTCAACCAATGACCCAATCGACCACCCGAATTTTATTGTGAATGCCGCTACAAAAGCCGGGTGTGTGTCATGTTTTGGCAGAGATGATTGCGGGATGCCTGCTAATGCTTCCTTAAAAGTGACAGAAAGAACAAGTGACAAAGCGCTGAGCGATACACTTTTTACGCCCGGTGAAATGGTGAAAATTTGTTTTAGTTTTTTGTACGATGCAAGTGAAACCGGAGAAGACATGCTGCATGGTTTATTACCTGATTTTGGCAGCGGGTGGGATCTGAATGCATTTGATCCGAATGATGTTGTTTCCATTCCCGGAGGTGTGGAATGGAAAGATGCAGATGATGAAAATTGTGCGCCAAAGATTAAAGAATATATGCCATTATTATGTACTTATACAGGAGCGGATGGAAAATTGCGTATTTGTAGTGTTCAATGTGGAGAATGCCCCTGTGCAGGGAGCCAACCACTCACTCCGGACTCCCCATTACCCAGTGGATGGTTTTGGAGCAGAAACGGGGGTGTTGGTTGTCCTAATAATTGTGCTCCTTCAACGAATTACGGCATTGGGGTATCAGTTGTTACAGCAACCCTATGTATGAATCTGAAAACAAAAAGCTTTAGTGATATAGGCTCAAATCCGGATAATACAGATTTAAGGATTAAATTTTTTACAACATCTATGGGTGTATCCGGATGCTGGAATGATCAGATTGCAGAGTGTAAATTGGATTTGCCGGTATTTGGTCCGGAATGGAAAATTGACCTGACTACTTTTGATACCATTACCATATATGATACTATTACTGTTTATGATACGATTACTATATTTGATACGATCACGATATTTGATACAATTGCTATTTATGATACCATTACGATATTGGACACGCTGTTTGTAACTGTCTTTGATACCATCACAACGACCATTGTCGAAAACATCTCTGTAACCGATACGCTTATTATCAATTTAAACCTGATTGATTCAGAAAATAATATTGTTTTAAATCCAGTGATGGTTTATCCTAATCCTACTTCGACGCACATCTATATTGATTTCGGTGAATTTGAATTAATGCAGAACTTCGAATGTCAGGTATTCAATGTATGGGGGGAATTAGTATATTATACCCCTGTCGAAAATAAATTATATTTTATTGATCTGAATAATTGGGGAGGGAAAGGAATATATTTTCTGAATATAAAAAATCCACAAGGCAATATTATAAGTACGAAGAAGATTGTTTTGCAGTGA
- a CDS encoding radical SAM protein, whose protein sequence is MTKFSTSLKVLLITPPFTQLNTPYPATAYLKGFLNTLGVESFQTDLSLEVALALFTSEGLTGVFEYLEENDIELSENVFRIFTQSDRYIRTIDPVIRFLQNKNNTLAHTICAGGYLPKAGRFVQSEDLDWAFGAMGTYDKARHLATLYLEDIGDLITEVIDPHFGFSRYAERLARTATHFDELYTALRTQETIITDILIRILDRHIKNAKPDVVLITAPFPGNVFAAFKCGQFIKETQPNIKVIFGGGYANTELRSIYDERVFEFIDFITLDDGEAPVQHLLEYFEGKRDKSKLKRTFCLSNGVVTYINGSDDLDIPQRETGTPDYRDLLLNDYLSVIEVINPMHRLWSDGRWNKLTLAHGCYWGKCSFCDVTLDYIKRYEPISASILCDRIEEIIAQTGQNGFHFVDEAAPPALMRDLAIEILKRDITVVWWTNIRFEKSFTPDLCRLLRASGCIAISGGLEVASDRLLDKMKKGVTVAQVARVAHAFTEAGIMVHAYLMYGFPTQTAQETIDSLEMVRQMFQEGIIQSGFWHQFAMTAHSPVGLQPAEFGVMHTGPHFGGFAENDYFHEDPDGADHELFSEGLKISLFNYMQGMGFDEPLSMWFDTETPETTVEPDYISLSLNETIPMIFRPNDIIIWMGGVVTEINQLPVKKKKNTDPSDQINYTEIHISGIEEDYTVYFETKVADWLLNLLDQATPDNDTKLRFEMMAASYKEAGLTDFESFLSSEHFEALRERGLLVV, encoded by the coding sequence GTGACAAAATTTTCAACTTCCTTGAAAGTATTACTCATAACACCGCCTTTCACGCAGCTCAATACGCCTTATCCGGCTACAGCTTATCTCAAAGGATTTCTCAATACGCTGGGTGTGGAGTCTTTTCAAACAGATCTTAGTCTGGAAGTAGCATTGGCACTCTTTACATCGGAAGGTCTTACCGGTGTGTTTGAATATCTTGAAGAAAACGATATCGAGCTTTCGGAAAACGTTTTCCGGATATTTACCCAATCTGACCGATACATCCGGACGATCGATCCGGTTATCCGATTTTTGCAAAACAAAAACAACACACTGGCGCATACGATATGTGCTGGAGGATATCTCCCCAAAGCTGGAAGATTTGTACAATCAGAAGATTTGGATTGGGCATTTGGCGCAATGGGCACTTATGATAAAGCCCGACATCTGGCAACTCTGTATCTGGAAGACATCGGTGATCTGATTACAGAAGTAATCGACCCGCATTTCGGATTCAGCCGGTATGCAGAAAGACTGGCACGAACCGCAACCCATTTTGACGAACTGTACACGGCACTCCGGACCCAGGAAACCATCATTACAGACATCCTAATCAGAATATTGGACAGACACATAAAGAATGCAAAACCTGATGTCGTATTAATCACGGCGCCCTTTCCGGGAAATGTATTTGCTGCTTTCAAATGCGGACAATTTATAAAAGAAACCCAACCAAATATAAAAGTCATCTTTGGAGGTGGTTATGCCAATACAGAATTGCGTAGTATTTACGACGAACGGGTCTTTGAATTTATAGATTTTATCACTTTGGATGACGGAGAAGCACCCGTACAACATCTGTTGGAATACTTTGAAGGAAAAAGAGATAAAAGCAAACTGAAACGTACATTTTGTCTCTCCAACGGTGTCGTTACTTATATCAACGGTTCGGATGATCTCGATATTCCGCAAAGAGAAACCGGCACGCCGGATTACCGGGACCTGTTATTAAATGACTATCTGTCCGTCATTGAAGTTATCAATCCCATGCACAGACTGTGGAGTGACGGCAGATGGAACAAACTGACATTGGCGCATGGCTGTTATTGGGGAAAATGTTCGTTTTGTGATGTGACACTCGATTACATCAAAAGATATGAGCCCATATCCGCATCGATACTCTGTGACCGGATAGAAGAAATAATAGCGCAAACGGGCCAAAACGGTTTTCATTTTGTCGATGAAGCTGCCCCGCCGGCTTTAATGCGTGATCTGGCCATTGAAATACTCAAAAGAGATATCACCGTCGTTTGGTGGACCAATATCCGTTTTGAAAAGAGTTTTACACCCGATTTATGCAGGTTGCTGAGAGCATCGGGATGTATTGCTATCTCCGGCGGATTGGAAGTGGCATCAGATCGCCTGCTCGATAAAATGAAAAAAGGCGTTACGGTAGCGCAGGTCGCAAGGGTGGCGCACGCATTTACGGAAGCGGGTATCATGGTACACGCTTATCTCATGTATGGATTTCCGACGCAGACCGCACAGGAGACCATCGACAGTCTTGAGATGGTGAGGCAGATGTTTCAGGAAGGGATTATTCAGTCCGGATTCTGGCATCAGTTTGCAATGACGGCGCATAGTCCGGTCGGATTGCAGCCTGCGGAATTCGGGGTGATGCACACCGGACCACATTTTGGCGGATTTGCCGAAAACGATTATTTTCATGAAGATCCGGATGGCGCAGACCACGAGCTTTTTTCGGAAGGACTGAAAATCTCCTTATTCAATTACATGCAGGGAATGGGATTTGATGAGCCGTTGAGTATGTGGTTTGATACCGAAACCCCGGAGACGACGGTTGAGCCGGACTATATTTCTTTAAGTCTCAATGAAACGATTCCTATGATTTTCCGGCCAAATGATATAATCATATGGATGGGTGGCGTTGTGACAGAAATCAATCAGTTGCCCGTCAAAAAGAAAAAAAATACGGATCCATCAGACCAAATAAATTATACAGAAATCCATATCTCCGGTATCGAAGAAGATTATACAGTGTATTTTGAAACCAAAGTTGCGGATTGGTTGCTCAATTTATTAGACCAGGCGACACCTGACAACGACACTAAATTAAGATTTGAAATGATGGCAGCATCTTACAAAGAAGCAGGATTGACAGATTTTGAATCATTTCTTTCTTCAGAGCATTTTGAAGCATTGAGGGAGAGAGGGTTGTTGGTTGTGTGA
- the rsmG gene encoding 16S rRNA (guanine(527)-N(7))-methyltransferase RsmG, translated as MELIKKYFPELTPQQKSLFEELMPLYVEWNEKINVISRKDIENLYLHHVLHSLAIVRFMPFKPGSSVVDLGTGGGFPGIPLAIFFPDVKFTLIDGTQKKITVVKAVVEALELKNVTVHAIRAEDLKEKFDFVVTRAVAKIDKLLPWTRKLLHQKHSNIYPNGLIALKGDLKEELKLIPKFEYKETTKISNFFPEPYFEEKYILYVQG; from the coding sequence TTGGAACTGATCAAAAAATATTTTCCTGAACTCACGCCTCAACAAAAGTCATTATTTGAAGAGTTGATGCCCTTATACGTGGAATGGAATGAAAAAATCAATGTAATCTCCAGGAAAGACATTGAAAACTTATACTTACATCATGTATTACACAGCCTGGCAATTGTAAGATTTATGCCGTTCAAACCGGGAAGTTCGGTCGTGGATTTAGGGACGGGCGGAGGGTTTCCGGGTATTCCTTTAGCTATATTTTTTCCGGATGTGAAATTTACTTTAATTGACGGAACACAAAAAAAGATAACCGTTGTAAAGGCTGTAGTAGAAGCGCTCGAACTTAAAAATGTCACCGTTCATGCTATCAGAGCTGAAGACCTGAAAGAAAAATTTGATTTTGTGGTAACACGGGCAGTTGCTAAAATCGACAAACTACTTCCATGGACACGGAAATTACTTCATCAGAAACATTCAAATATATATCCAAACGGATTGATTGCCTTAAAAGGCGATCTGAAAGAAGAATTAAAATTAATTCCTAAATTTGAATATAAAGAAACAACAAAAATCAGTAATTTTTTTCCTGAACCTTATTTCGAAGAGAAGTATATTTTGTATGTACAGGGTTAA
- a CDS encoding HNH endonuclease, giving the protein MNDLLLKYLNKFKKLRIDRSHGIAPHKPILLLSVLQMYQTSIYDSSKIYITPELVAFFKTNWSLLVTTNHDCRISYPFYHLKSEKFWKLVPKEGIPNIDKLGSMVKSFNNLNSVVEFALIDDDLFCLMSDKFCNGILQQFLLDEYFPVTKGNFSNSYIGQLKLFDEIEEKILNEPSEEYRREIKILIDQHNDEEIFLRGSLFKREIPKIYNNTCCISGMRIDAMINVSMIDACHIVPFSESYDDTITNGIALCPNLHRAFERGLIGIDENYHVVVSNTFKEDSTIYSISFFEGKEIKLPNLESYYPLKENFGWHLDKIFKGQ; this is encoded by the coding sequence ATGAATGATTTATTACTAAAATACTTAAATAAGTTTAAAAAATTAAGAATAGACAGGTCTCATGGCATCGCGCCGCATAAACCTATTCTGCTTCTTTCAGTTTTGCAAATGTATCAGACTAGTATATATGATTCAAGTAAAATTTATATCACACCTGAATTAGTTGCATTTTTCAAAACAAATTGGAGCTTATTGGTAACAACTAACCACGATTGTAGAATATCTTATCCATTTTATCATTTAAAAAGTGAAAAATTTTGGAAATTGGTTCCAAAAGAAGGAATACCAAATATAGACAAACTTGGATCAATGGTTAAAAGTTTTAACAATCTTAATTCAGTTGTTGAATTCGCATTAATTGATGATGATTTATTTTGTTTAATGTCTGATAAATTTTGTAATGGAATTTTGCAACAGTTTTTATTAGATGAGTATTTTCCTGTAACAAAGGGTAATTTCAGCAATTCATATATCGGACAACTTAAATTATTTGATGAAATCGAAGAAAAAATTTTAAATGAACCTTCAGAAGAGTATAGAAGAGAAATTAAAATTTTAATAGACCAGCATAATGACGAAGAGATTTTTCTCAGAGGAAGTTTGTTTAAAAGAGAAATACCTAAAATTTATAACAACACTTGTTGCATATCAGGTATGAGAATTGATGCAATGATTAATGTCTCAATGATAGATGCCTGCCATATTGTACCTTTTAGCGAAAGTTATGATGATACGATAACTAACGGAATTGCATTATGTCCAAATCTACATAGAGCCTTTGAAAGAGGCTTGATAGGGATAGATGAAAATTATCATGTTGTTGTTTCAAATACATTTAAAGAAGATTCTACTATCTACAGCATAAGTTTTTTTGAAGGGAAAGAGATAAAACTACCGAATTTGGAAAGTTACTATCCTTTGAAAGAGAATTTTGGATGGCATCTTGATAAAATATTTAAAGGACAATGA
- a CDS encoding DEAD/DEAH box helicase, with protein MSIQAKYHILEQAYPDMLEGIGMLIQKGKLSRRFASLQLDAVEIQELIKAKELCELRIIELWELRNTDETSNEFKSLCSTYFDIASQLPAIIESEYFVYETLKLISFGYLGEHWHFVKQYLKGLEEQIGSIELVDNWNNRILTVSFKAIVQLVKKENWRNVSDAVELINQLRIEQQQFEANFLNQVNEESRPFGAAELVSLYHFAKSIDILGQYLLEGRPLEPEDQLRYHLQISGEYAQKSGNISLSLIYQFFEAFAVKMVRNTIWHNTRGINNWVTHFNRYVSRQEKGRFELLYPQKESILEGQLLNPAHRAIVVNLPTSSGKTLIAEYRILQALNQFRNQGGWVAYVVPTKALVNQIYNQLKRDLGNIGLCVEKASGAIELDGFEQHLVEENGNQTTFDVLVTTYEKMNLLVRQGLGTTEQRALVLIVVDEAHNIEEKQRGLNLEFLLSTIKNDCQEANFLLMTPDISNSDEIVNWLAPDRGQVINLELDWWQPNERVIGAIQIEGEKRAYDYVLRTLHTDKGTFEVGEAIPLFQGTTDETASQARASKVKIAKTVGANYLNPSSPLIVLASDPNETYAIAETLFEDSDESFDHDDDVDLLIKLVQSELGTDFPLARYLSRRIAVHSSALPDEIRFLIEDLMTNEKLQALVATTTIAQGINFPISAVIMGSYVYKSKTGTYDMPVRDFWNLAGRVGRTGQDSMGWVGMTTRNEQDYYKVAEYVHSASGVLLSQLVDAIDNALKHADFSFERWLFVDERWSAILQYISHLRKQVQSQEVFLAQLEQKLQGTLGYRQLPADKKTFLRENIRRYANSISLADAKMSDTTGFSSISVRQMIGRLATSGITPNDWNRDQLFSEQNRSMQKLVGIMLNTYEIRKSIETLSSSERPLDQSSIARLIIDWVNGQSVSRIAGQFYPDDDLNDAIRKTTQALYKVVAHSATWGLAALQSMPTSGVDWDSLSAVDKKRMANLPSYLHYGVNTDEGVLMRKNNIPRSIANRLGQLYNTAVNGEIFSQPTDSVNNWLRNQDREIWESVSPAGSRLSGEEYKRVWEKLNGQ; from the coding sequence ATGAGCATACAAGCCAAATATCACATCCTAGAACAAGCCTATCCAGATATGCTTGAAGGGATTGGTATGCTCATACAAAAGGGGAAATTATCAAGACGGTTTGCAAGTCTTCAACTCGATGCAGTAGAAATCCAAGAGCTCATCAAAGCCAAAGAATTGTGTGAGTTACGCATCATTGAACTTTGGGAGCTAAGAAATACGGATGAAACGTCAAACGAATTCAAATCCTTGTGCTCTACCTATTTTGATATTGCCAGTCAACTACCTGCAATTATTGAAAGTGAGTATTTCGTTTATGAGACTTTAAAGCTGATTTCATTCGGATATTTAGGCGAGCACTGGCATTTTGTAAAGCAATACCTAAAAGGTCTTGAAGAACAGATAGGAAGCATTGAGCTTGTTGATAACTGGAACAATAGAATCCTGACCGTTTCTTTCAAGGCTATCGTGCAATTAGTAAAAAAAGAAAATTGGCGAAATGTAAGTGATGCTGTAGAGCTTATAAATCAACTTAGAATCGAACAACAACAGTTTGAGGCAAACTTTCTTAATCAGGTCAATGAGGAAAGTCGTCCTTTTGGAGCGGCTGAATTGGTGTCTTTGTATCATTTCGCCAAAAGCATCGATATTCTGGGCCAATATTTATTGGAAGGGAGGCCATTAGAACCGGAAGATCAGCTGCGTTATCATTTACAGATTTCAGGTGAGTATGCCCAAAAGTCAGGCAATATAAGTTTGAGCTTGATCTATCAATTCTTTGAAGCATTTGCCGTAAAAATGGTCAGAAACACCATTTGGCACAACACAAGAGGAATCAACAATTGGGTTACACATTTCAATCGATATGTTAGTCGTCAGGAAAAAGGGCGTTTTGAGTTACTATACCCTCAAAAGGAATCAATTTTAGAAGGACAGCTACTAAATCCTGCACATCGGGCAATTGTTGTAAATCTACCGACTTCCAGCGGCAAAACACTCATTGCAGAGTACCGGATTTTACAAGCCTTGAATCAATTCAGAAATCAGGGTGGTTGGGTTGCATATGTAGTTCCAACAAAGGCATTGGTTAACCAGATTTATAACCAACTTAAAAGAGATTTAGGCAATATTGGGTTATGTGTGGAAAAAGCAAGTGGCGCTATTGAATTGGATGGATTTGAGCAACACTTGGTAGAAGAAAACGGCAATCAAACCACGTTTGATGTTCTTGTAACCACCTATGAAAAAATGAACCTTCTTGTTCGTCAAGGTCTTGGCACTACAGAACAAAGAGCCTTAGTTTTAATAGTAGTGGACGAAGCGCACAACATAGAAGAAAAACAAAGAGGCTTAAACCTTGAGTTCCTGTTGTCAACAATTAAAAACGATTGTCAAGAAGCGAATTTCTTGTTAATGACACCCGATATTTCTAACTCTGATGAAATAGTCAATTGGCTGGCTCCGGACAGAGGGCAGGTTATCAATTTAGAATTGGATTGGTGGCAACCTAATGAACGGGTTATTGGAGCAATTCAAATAGAAGGTGAAAAAAGGGCGTATGACTATGTATTGAGAACATTACATACAGATAAAGGAACGTTTGAAGTTGGGGAAGCAATTCCATTGTTTCAAGGAACAACGGATGAAACAGCATCTCAGGCTAGAGCGTCAAAAGTAAAAATTGCAAAGACTGTTGGGGCTAATTATTTAAATCCTTCATCACCATTAATTGTCTTGGCATCTGATCCAAATGAAACATATGCCATTGCTGAAACTTTATTTGAAGATTCAGATGAAAGTTTTGATCATGATGATGATGTAGATTTATTAATCAAATTAGTGCAAAGTGAGCTGGGCACTGATTTCCCTTTAGCACGGTATTTGAGTAGACGGATTGCAGTTCATAGCTCTGCGTTACCTGATGAGATTCGCTTTTTAATTGAAGATTTAATGACAAATGAGAAGTTGCAGGCTTTAGTTGCAACTACCACAATTGCACAAGGAATTAATTTTCCAATTTCAGCTGTGATAATGGGATCATACGTCTATAAAAGTAAAACAGGTACTTATGACATGCCAGTTCGTGATTTCTGGAACTTGGCGGGAAGAGTTGGTCGCACAGGGCAAGATAGTATGGGCTGGGTTGGTATGACAACCAGAAATGAGCAAGACTATTACAAGGTTGCTGAATATGTGCATTCTGCATCAGGAGTATTATTATCTCAGTTGGTAGATGCCATTGATAATGCGTTGAAACACGCAGATTTTAGTTTTGAAAGATGGCTTTTCGTTGATGAAAGATGGTCAGCCATTCTTCAATATATTTCTCATCTCAGAAAGCAAGTGCAAAGTCAGGAAGTCTTTTTGGCACAATTGGAACAAAAATTGCAAGGCACTTTAGGCTACCGTCAATTACCTGCGGATAAGAAAACATTCTTAAGAGAAAACATTAGAAGGTATGCGAATTCCATTTCATTAGCTGATGCAAAGATGTCCGATACTACTGGTTTTTCATCTATTTCAGTTAGACAAATGATTGGTAGATTAGCAACATCAGGTATTACACCAAATGATTGGAATAGAGACCAACTGTTCTCAGAACAAAATCGAAGCATGCAAAAACTGGTAGGCATAATGCTAAATACTTATGAGATACGAAAGTCAATAGAAACACTGAGTTCAAGTGAAAGACCATTAGATCAGTCAAGCATTGCAAGATTAATAATTGATTGGGTTAATGGGCAATCTGTTTCACGAATCGCAGGGCAGTTTTACCCTGATGATGATTTGAATGATGCGATTCGGAAAACTACACAAGCTTTATATAAAGTTGTAGCTCATTCCGCCACATGGGGCTTAGCGGCTTTGCAAAGTATGCCAACAAGTGGAGTTGATTGGGATAGTCTGTCCGCGGTTGATAAAAAACGGATGGCAAATCTTCCTTCCTACCTGCACTATGGTGTCAATACCGATGAAGGCGTGTTAATGCGAAAGAATAACATTCCGAGAAGCATTGCCAACCGTTTAGGCCAATTGTACAATACAGCAGTGAATGGCGAAATTTTCTCCCAACCAACAGATTCTGTTAATAATTGGCTTAGAAATCAAGATCGCGAAATATGGGAAAGCGTGAGTCCTGCTGGATCGAGGTTAAGTGGTGAAGAATATAAACGAGTGTGGGAGAAATTAAATGGTCAATAG
- a CDS encoding Gfo/Idh/MocA family oxidoreductase, whose amino-acid sequence MITRRDMLRTIGLAALTGPLAEYTLIAKEYDPYFAFNTQKSSTKLKAIVIGAGNRGNVYAGYAAKYPDELEIVGVAEPIAARRTKFSKTYSISPENQFTTWEHVFQKPKFADIVIVTTPDNLHYGPAMAALEVGYDMLLEKPIAQTWEECSEILKKQKENKAIVAVCHVLRYSPYYRKVKEVIDSGVLGAMVSMQHFEPIHHIHMSHSFVRGNWHKEADTNPIILAKSCHDLDIIRWWVGKPCKYLSSFGSLKWFKASNAPAGSTARCTDGCAAEANCPYSALKIYHRDRTYLHHFDLPEDKSQHGDVIMKYLRESNYGKCVYRCENDVADHQIVSMEFEDEITVSFNMEAFTDYHGRRTRIMGSMGCLEGDEDVLRVADFRTKEVIEWRTKDHVTISSGHAGGDYGLVRDFLLAVDKKDASLLSSTLDASMESHQMGFLAEESRKKRVTVRVG is encoded by the coding sequence ATGATAACCAGACGAGACATGTTGCGGACGATCGGACTGGCCGCATTGACCGGTCCTTTAGCAGAATACACACTAATCGCTAAAGAATACGATCCGTATTTTGCCTTTAACACCCAAAAGTCTTCGACAAAACTGAAAGCTATCGTCATCGGAGCCGGAAATCGAGGCAACGTCTATGCCGGATACGCTGCAAAATATCCCGATGAACTCGAAATTGTCGGTGTCGCAGAACCTATTGCAGCACGTAGAACTAAATTCAGTAAAACTTACAGTATATCCCCTGAAAATCAATTCACCACCTGGGAACATGTCTTTCAAAAGCCGAAATTTGCCGATATCGTCATCGTGACCACACCGGATAATCTGCATTACGGACCTGCGATGGCAGCACTTGAAGTGGGCTATGATATGCTTCTCGAAAAACCAATAGCACAGACCTGGGAAGAATGCAGCGAAATTCTTAAAAAACAAAAAGAAAACAAGGCAATTGTTGCGGTGTGTCATGTGCTGAGATATTCACCCTATTACAGAAAAGTGAAAGAAGTAATCGATTCTGGTGTTTTGGGAGCCATGGTAAGTATGCAGCATTTTGAACCGATACATCATATACACATGTCACATTCCTTCGTGCGGGGCAACTGGCATAAAGAAGCGGACACCAATCCGATCATTCTCGCCAAATCCTGCCACGATCTCGATATCATCCGATGGTGGGTAGGCAAACCCTGTAAATACCTTTCTTCATTCGGATCTTTGAAATGGTTTAAAGCGTCCAACGCACCCGCAGGTAGTACTGCAAGATGTACCGATGGTTGTGCTGCGGAAGCCAATTGCCCGTATTCTGCACTCAAAATTTATCATCGGGACCGTACATATCTACATCACTTTGATCTCCCTGAAGATAAAAGTCAACACGGTGATGTCATCATGAAATATCTGAGAGAAAGTAACTATGGCAAATGTGTATATCGGTGTGAGAATGATGTAGCCGATCATCAGATTGTATCTATGGAGTTTGAAGATGAGATTACCGTCTCTTTTAATATGGAAGCATTTACAGATTATCACGGCAGACGGACCCGTATTATGGGGTCAATGGGATGTCTGGAAGGAGACGAGGATGTCCTGAGAGTAGCAGATTTCCGTACCAAAGAAGTCATTGAGTGGCGGACAAAAGATCATGTGACGATCAGTTCGGGACACGCAGGAGGGGATTATGGATTGGTCAGAGATTTCCTGCTTGCGGTGGACAAAAAAGATGCATCATTACTGAGCTCGACCCTTGATGCGTCGATGGAGAGCCATCAGATGGGATTTTTGGCGGAGGAGAGCCGGAAGAAGAGAGTGACGGTGCGGGTGGGGTAG